CCGGACTTGGTGAGCAGCGCGGCGGCGGTCTGCTGGTCGTAGTTGCCCGGCCGCCACTGCACCTGGACGTTCGCCTTCAGATACGCGTCGGCGTAGCGCCTGACGGCCTGTTCGGTGCCGGGCTCGCCGTACTGGTGGTACCACTGCTCGAGCACCGGCTGGCCGGCGTGGTCATCGCCGTCCCGCCCGGTGTTGGACCCACAGGCGGAGGCCAGCGCCCCGGTGAGGGCCAGCCCTCCGCCCGCACCCAGCAGCCTTCGGCGGCTCATGGACATTGGTGTGCGCCCCCTCGTCTCCCGGACCCCCGGTCTCCGTACGACTCAACGATCAACGATGGAGGCGGATTACGACAGAGGTATTGCGGGCGGATGTCACTTTTCGGTATCGGAATGTGACGCAGAGTCGACGTCGCTGTCGGAGTCGGGGTGGGGCTCGGCGTCGAGCTCGTCGAAGACGCGCTGGGCGGTGGCGAAGGCCGAGTTGGCGGCCGGGACACCGCAGTAGATCGCCGACTGGAGCAGCACCTCGCCGATCTCCTCACGGGTCAGCCCGTTGGTGAGCGCGGCCCGGATGTGCATGGCCAGTTCGGCGTCATGGCCGTGGGCGATCAGCGCGGTGAGGGTGATACAGCTGCGGGTCCGCCGGTCCAGCCCGTCGCCGGTCCAGATCTCGCCCCAGGCGTAGCGGGTGATGAAGTCCTGGAAGCGGACGGTGAACGGGGTCGTCCGGGCCACCGCGCGAGCCACGTGCGCGTCCCCGAGGACGGCCCGGCGCACGGCCATTCCGGCGTCGTGGCGCGAGGCGTCATCCCGTGGCTGCGACGGTGCTGGGTCGTTGAGGTGGGTGAGCAGCGCCCCGGTCACCGCCTCCGGCCGCTCCACGCTCGCCAGGTGGGCAGCCCCGGCGACCTCCAGCAGGCTCGCGCCGGGCACGGCGTCGGCGATTTGGCGGGCGTGGGAGGGTGGCGTCGCGGGGTCGTCCCGACCGGCGACGACGAGGGTGGGCGCGGTGATCTTCGCCAGGTCGGCCGTCATGTCGTACGCGGCGAGAACGTCGCAGCAGGCGGCGTAGCCCGCACGGTCGGTGGCCCGCAGATCCTCGATCAGCGCGGCGCCGACGGGCGTGCGGGCGAAGTCGTGCGAGAACCAGGTGCCGGGGCGGCTCGCCACCATCGCCTCCGTCCCCTCGGCCCGTACGAGCGCGGCCCGCTCACGCCAGACGGCGGGGTCGCCGAACCGGGCCGAGGAGCAGACGACGGAGAGGCGGCTGATCCGGTCGGGGTGGTGTGCGGCGAGATGCAGCCCGACAGCGCCGCCGATCGAAATCCCCGCGTACGCGAACCGCTCCCAACCCTGCTCGTCGGCGAGCCGCAGCACGAGGCCGGCGAGATCGTCGATGGTGGCCGAGCCGTCCGAGGGCAGCAGCGTGGCGGGGGAGCCGCCGTGACCGGGCAGATCCCAGCGCAGGACGCGGTGGCCTCGGGCGAGTGCGGGGAGCTGGGGCTCCCAGACGGCGAGGGAGGTGCCGAGGGAGGGGCCGAGGATGAGGGGTGGGGCGGTGGGGGGTCCGGTGAGGTTGTGGTGGGGTGGGGTGCTGGTCATGGGGTGGGTGCTCCGGGGGTGCTCCGGTGGGTGGGCGGGTTGTGTTGTGCGGTGGGCCTGGGCGCGGGCCGGTGGGTTTTCCCCGCCCCGCCCCTTCCCGAACCAAGGGCTTCGCCCCTGGTCCCCGGGGTTTCGTTGCCTGGTGCGGGCCGGTGGGTGGGTTGTGCCCACCCGTTCCGCCAGGGGGCACCTCCCAGCGGTAGCTGGGGGAGGAACGATTGCCCACAACCGGGGGCATATCCAGCCCCTCCTGCGGTGTTGGGGCGCCTCCAGCCCCTCCGGCGCTTGAGGAGCGGGGGTTCGGGGGCGGAGCCCCCGGAGCGGGGGCTGGGGCGCAGCCCCAGTTTCGGGAAGGGGCGGGGTGGGGAACAGGCCCCCGCAGGGGTCACCCATCGCGGGCCAGGGCCCGCATCGTCAGGGCAG
This genomic interval from Streptomyces asiaticus contains the following:
- the pcaDC gene encoding bifunctional 3-oxoadipate enol-lactonase/4-carboxymuconolactone decarboxylase PcaDC gives rise to the protein MTSTPPHHNLTGPPTAPPLILGPSLGTSLAVWEPQLPALARGHRVLRWDLPGHGGSPATLLPSDGSATIDDLAGLVLRLADEQGWERFAYAGISIGGAVGLHLAAHHPDRISRLSVVCSSARFGDPAVWRERAALVRAEGTEAMVASRPGTWFSHDFARTPVGAALIEDLRATDRAGYAACCDVLAAYDMTADLAKITAPTLVVAGRDDPATPPSHARQIADAVPGASLLEVAGAAHLASVERPEAVTGALLTHLNDPAPSQPRDDASRHDAGMAVRRAVLGDAHVARAVARTTPFTVRFQDFITRYAWGEIWTGDGLDRRTRSCITLTALIAHGHDAELAMHIRAALTNGLTREEIGEVLLQSAIYCGVPAANSAFATAQRVFDELDAEPHPDSDSDVDSASHSDTEK